In Brachypodium distachyon strain Bd21 chromosome 2, Brachypodium_distachyon_v3.0, whole genome shotgun sequence, one genomic interval encodes:
- the LOC100826335 gene encoding pentatricopeptide repeat-containing protein At1g09900: MPYLSPRIPRLLLVRSLSSTHLRDHYFLLRFAALAKELSNQPPPLPPPTRPRSSHPYDYNRLMSAHAAFGSGDGAGAGADRALQLLDEMRSLLQRRPDAACFTTVAAALSSASRPGAALAVLEAMAADGVAPDTVACTVLVGVYACRLQQFDAAYEVVRWMTDNGVAPDVVTYSTLICGLCRAQRVAEALGVLDLMLEEGCHPNAHTYTPIMHAYCTTGMIHEAKKLLDSMIAAGCAPSTATYNVLIEALSKVGAFEEVDVLLEESTSKGWIPDTITYSTYMDGLCRSGRVDKSFALVDRMLSNGLHPNEVTLNILLNGVCRSLTAWAAKCLLECSAELGWDASVINYNTVMRRLCDERRWLAVVKLFTDMSKKGIAPNSWTLNIVVHSLCKLGKLRNALCLMGSEEFVANAITYNTLIHHLSLSGKANEVYLLLHDMIEEGIAPNETTYSLVIDCLCREEKFSVALSCFYRSCEDGFSPSAVSSIVRGLINGGKLGELHNLIGWILGQGFAIDVYMYREVIIAFCKKGYCQGKEMYKVCHVLERMLSFR, from the coding sequence ATGCCCTATCTCTCTCCTCGCATTCCCCGTCTCCTCCTGGTACGCTCCCTCTCGTCCACTCACCTCCGAGACCACTACTTCCTCCTGCGCTTCGCTGCCCTCGCCAAGGAGCTCTCCAACCAACCTCCGCCCTTGCCTCCCCCGACCCGGCCACGGTCCTCGCACCCGTACGACTACAACCGTCTCATGTCCGCGCACGCCGCATTCGGTTCTGGCGACggagccggcgcaggcgccgaccgcgccctCCAGCTGCTCGACGAAATGCGCAgcctcctccagcgccgcccAGACGCTGCTTGCTTTACCACGGTAGCTGCAGCGTTATCCTCTGCATCCAGGCCTGGCGCGGCGCTTGCCGTGCTCGAAGCTATGGCCGCGGATGGAGTCGCGCCCGACACTGTGGCTTGTACTGTGCTCGTCGGGGTATACGCCTGCCGCCTGCAGCAGTTCGACGCGGCCTACGAGGTCGTACGGTGGATGACGGATAATGGTGTGGCCCCAGACGTGGTCACTTACTCGACTCTGATCTGTGGGCTGTGCAGAGCTCAGCGGGTAGCTGAAGCTCTGGGTGTGCTGGACTTGATGCTGGAGGAAGGATGCCACCCGAATGCACACACATATACACCTATCATGCACGCGTACTGCACTACTGGAATGATTCATGAGGCCAAGAAGCTGTTGGACTCGATGATCGCTGCTGGATGTGCTCCAAGCACAGCTACTTACAATGTCTTGATTGAAGCTCTTTCCAAGGTCGGTGCTTTTGAGGAAGTAGACGTGCTTCTTGAGGAGAGCACCTCAAAAGGGTGGATACCTGATACAATCACATACAGCACATACATGGATGGGCTATGCAGATCCGGTAGGGTCGATAAGAGCTTTGCATTGGTCGATAGGATGCTATCCAATGGGTTGCACCCAAATGAGGTCACTCTGAATATCCTTCTTAATGGTGTTTGCCGCAGCTTAACTGCGTGGGCTGCAAAATGCCTTTTGGAGTGCAGTGCAGAGCTTGGGTGGGATGCCAGTGTTATCAACTATAACACCGTGATGAGGAGGCTTTGTGATGAGAGGAGATGGTTGGCTGTTGTCAAGCTGTTCACTGACATGTCCAAGAAAGGGATAGCTCCAAATAGCTGGACCTTAAACATTGTAGTTCACAGCCTCTGTAAACTAGGAAAGCTTCGTAACGCGCTTTGTTTGATGGGGAGTGAAGAGTTTGTTGCCAATGCTATCACATACAATACATTGATCCATCATCTCAGTTTGTCAGGTAAAGCTAATGAGGTCTACCTCTTGCTTCATGACATGATTGAAGAGGGCATTGCTCCCAATGAAACCACCTACAGTCTTGTGATTGATTGTCTATGTAGAGAGGAGAAATTTTCGGTGGCACTTAGCTGTTTCTACCGATCATGTGAGGATGGTTTCTCTCCGTCTGCAGTTTCAAGTATTGTACGCGGTCTCATTAACGGTGGTAAGCTTGGTGAATTGCATAATCTGATTGGGTGGATTCTTGGGCAAGGATTTGCAATAGATGTGTATATGTACCGGGAAGTGATCATTGCTTTTTGTAAGAAAGGATACTGTCAAGGCAAAGAAATGTACAAAGTATGCCATGTATTGGAAAGAATGCTCAGTTTCAGATGA